The Priestia koreensis genomic interval AGCCGTGTCCACTTTTTGTTTTTCACATACCCTATAAAGAGCAATGACTTATACGTAAAGAGTGATAGAATCATTGTTCAATAGGAGGTGGATCCGTTATTGAAAAAGGTAATGTTAGATCCAGGGCACGGAGGAAAGGATTCTGGTGCAGTCGGAAATAGCCTGAAGGAAAAGGAAATCGTATTAGCAATTAGCCAATATGCGAAACGGTTTCTTGAAACGCAGTACCAAGGTGTAGAGGTACGGCTGACAAGAGCAGACGATCGTTTTATTCCATTAAATGAACGTGCACAGCTCGCAAACAATTGGGGAGCTGACGTGTTTGTTTCCATCCACATCAATGCAGGTGGAGGAAGCGGCTTTGAAACCTTTCGCTCAAAATCTGCAAATGACCTCACGGTGACCCTGCAGAATACGCTCCACAATGAAATTTTAAAGAGTATGAATACAGTAAGTCCTATCAAAGATCGGGGCCGACAGCAGGCAAATTTTCTCGTCCTTCGTCAAACGGCTATGCCAGCAGTATTAACGGAAAATTTGTTTATTGATAGCGGAGATAGTCGTCAGTTGAAAGATCAAGCTTTCTTAAAAGCGACAGGAGAAGCGCACGCAAAAGCAATTGCTGCTTTTTTGAAATTGAAAGCCGTGCCTTCAAAAGGAGGGACCAACGTGAGCCCGCAAAAAGGATATAGCGCAGAATTAACAAAGGCAGTAGAGTGGGCCAAAAAACAAGGCATCTCGGATGGTCAGCGGGTGAATGAGCCAGCAACTCGCGGAGAGATCCTCATCATGCTATACCGAGCCTTAGCAAATAAATAGAGTAGAAATAAAGAGTAAACGCACTGACATGGGATTCCATGTCTTTTTTATGCTCCTATATTGAAACGTTTTATCTTGCATTTGAATAATAATGAAACAATATTGGTTCGTGGTATTGATAAATGCGTGAATAGTCCCTATATTCATACTTGAGTATCCTTCTTAAGTATGATACTTTAAAGATAATTACCTTATTGTAGAAAATTCTAAATATTCAGTTAAAAAATCTCTTTCAATTAAACTATTTGAAAGCGGGTGAATTCAGTGGGAGAGAACAAAGGTAAATGGGGAGTGGTAGTAGCAGCTATGTCCATTCACCTTTCAATTGGTTCAATTTATGCGTGGAGTGTTTTTACAAAGCCAATCATGCAGGAATTGAAGTGGAGTTTGACAGAGGTAAGTCTTGTGTTTAGCTTAGCGATTCTTTTTTTAGGTTTATCCGCTTCTTTCTCGGGTCATTTGATCGCGCGAATTGGTTCAAAAAGGGCACTTGTATTATCTACCATGCTCTTTACAAACGGAATGATTGGAACAGGACTAGCAATTAACTTAGAGTCGTTACCGCTTGTTTATTTATTTTTCGGGTTTTTAGGTGGTATTGGTCTTGGGATCGGGTATATTACCCCCATTTCGCTTGTCATTCAGCTCTTTCCTACCAAAAGAGGACTTTCTTCAGGTGTGGCAATTATGGGGTTTGGTTTGGCCGCTGTTATTGCCAGTCCCGTGATGCAAGCATTGATTTTACACATCGGGATCGCTAATACGTTCTTTTTTATGGGCATCGTGTATTTTGTCATTATGTTCACGGCTAGTATGTACATATCTTCACCGAAGAAGCTAGAAATAGAAAGTGGTAGTGACGTTCAGCAAGAGAAATTTCCTAGACAACTTATTCGGACAAAACGCTTTTATTATTTATGGATCCTCTTATTTTTAAACATCCTATGTGGAATTGCCATCTTATCAATTTTTTCTCCACTGACTCAAGAGAAGTTCCGTATTAGCGCTGCAGAGGCTGCGTCACTAATCGGCATTATTAGTGTATTTAACGGATTAGGCCGTTTGTTATGGTCTACCTTATCCGACTTCATTGGAAGACCGCATACATACTTGTTTTTGTTTATCACACAGTTCATCACCTTTTTATTCCTTTTAATAGGGGTAGGATCACCGCTTTTTTACATATTAGTGTCAATCGTAATGGTTTGCTACGGCGGGGGCTTTGCAAGTCTACCTGCTTACATAAGCGATATATTTGGGGTAAAGCATACCGGAATCGTACATGGATATATGCTGACAGCGTGGGCAGCAGCAGGTTTGATCGGACCGATCCTCACTTCGTGGCTTAGGGAAACGACAGGGGGATATACGCTCAGTTTATTCTTTTTTAGCGTTTTCATGGGAGTTGCCATCATTCTATCCCTTCTTTTAAAAAGAGATTTGAAGCGAAGGGAAAAGGAGGAAGATCAAACACTTTCTTCAACGGTGAATTTATAGTTTGGATAAAATAGTTAAAAGCCTCCTGATAGCCAGGAGGCTTCTATTAATTATTGTTAGCGGGCAACAGTTCACCGTCTGTACTGAAGTGGGCATCATAAGATAGGCGAGATAGCTTTTGGAAGATGTACTGATTGTAAGCTTGATCCTGCAAACGTGGCTGCCCATTTGAAATATTGGCAGGTACAACGCTCGAAGTGACTTTTCCGTTATCGATCGTCATGTTCACAATCATTGTTTCCCTTCCTTTTGGAACAGATGATTTCGTGAAAACAAAGTTGCCTAAGCTATAGTAGATGGGTGAACCTTTGTAAAGTTCAGCACCCATTAAGCAATGGCTGTGTGAGCCAATCACCGCACTTACTCCGGCGTCAATGAACTGTTTTCCTAATGTTCGTGCGTATTCTTGTGGATAGTCAGCTAGTTCACGATTCCAGTGAATCATCACAATGGTATAGTCCGCTTTTTTTACTGCTTTTTTCACATAAGACATCATTGGTTCAGTATTGTAAGCTTCAGCAATTCCAGGTTGATCAGGCTTTGCAAACCAAGATCCTTCAGGAAGAACATGACTTAAACCAAGAATGGCAATTGTCTTTCCATTTTTTTTAATGTAATGTGCCGAGAACGCTTCTTTTTCATCCATTCCAGCCCCTGTATGACCGATTTTTTGCTCATCCAAATAAGTGATGGTGTCTTCGAGCGCATCCACGCCATAATCAAGCGTATGGTTGTTTGCGAGCGTTACGACGTCGACCCCTGCGTTTTTAACGCCTTGAAGTGTTTTAGGTTTGGCACGAAACGTAAATTGCTTTCCGGCCGGATTCCCACGAGTTGAAACAGATGTTTCAAGGTTAATTGCTGCAATGTCTGCTTTTTGTAGAATAGGTGCCACCTGCTGAAATGGATAATCAACTCCGTACTGGTCAATGGCTTGACCAACATCTTTATCGAGCAGCACGTCTCCTGTGAATGCAAACGTAATTGGATCGTGAGGAGCAGGTTCACTAGGCTTAGGTTTCTTGTCTATTGTACTTTGCTTTGTTGGCTGTTGTTTGACAGGTTTGCTCGATTGTTCACCTGCTGCTGGTTTTGATGTATATTGAACAGAATACACCACGGTTATGACGATGAGTGCAACTAATATGGTTAGGAAACCTATGAATATACGCTTATGTTTTGTTTCTCTCTTTTTTCGTTTCATGTCATTTCGTGTAGAACGCTCCATGCAAAAATCCCCCTTTCGACATGTATAATTACTAGTATTTGACTAATAAGGTCGAAATTCCTGCAAAAAACATTTTTTTCTAAATGGTTAACTTCTAACGAGAGGGATACACTGCATAATGTCCTGCGTGTCATGAACCATTTTTTAAAAAGCGTTGAACTATTACGCTGTAAAAAAATGAATTCCCTTTCAAAATAGGTAGATTTCTTTAAAATATGGCAAAAATGAAAAAATACGCAATTAACATTTAACAAAAACGAACTTTTGTGTTAAATTATTTTGTATAGTTCGTAAATTGGTAACCTAACAGAAGAAGGAGCGAGATTATGACGGCCACTATTATTAAAGGAAAAGAAGTAGCGGTAGAAATTCGCGCTGCGCTAAAAGAAGAAGTTCAGCAACTTAGAGATCAGCAGATTATCCCAGGACTATCTGTCATTTTAGTAGGAGAAAATCCGGCTTCGCAATCATACGTCAAAGCGAAAGCGCGTGCGTGTGAAGAAATTGGAGTTGCTTCTGAAGTGTTAAAGAGAGAGGTTTCTATTACTCAGGAGGAATTGTTAGCGGATATTCAGGCACTGAATGAAAATCCGAATGTTCATGGTATTTTAGTTCAATTACCTTTACCGAAACATATTGATGAAAAGGCCGTCCTAAATGCAATTGATCCAAAGAAAGATGTAGATGGGTTTCATCCGATAAGCGTTGGGAACATGGTCATTGGGGATGAGTGCTATTTACCCTGTACACCTCATGGCATCATTGAACTGATTAAGCGCTCTGGTGAAACGATAGAAGGAAAGCATGCGGTAGTAGTAGGAAGAAGTAATATTGTCGGAAAACCAGTTGCAATGCTTCTTCTTCAAGAAAATGCGACGGTAACGATTGCTCATTCTCGCACAAAGAATTTATCAGCTTTACTAAAAGAGGCTGACATTATCGTCGCAGCGGTTGGGAAGCCTCGCCTTGTGACAGCAGAGGACGTGAAAGAAGGCGCGATTGTGATCGACGTTGGAAATACATCAGAAAACGGAAAGCTCGTTGGAGATGTTGATTTTGATAGCGTAAAAGAAGTGGCAGGTTATCTTACACCTGTCCCAGGCGGTGTGGGTCCGATGACGATTACAATGCTTCTGAAAAATACGGTAGAGGCGGCGAAGGTCATCCATCACGTAAGTAAATAATAAACAAGACCAGAGGACACGTTCTCTGGTCTTGTTTATTTACAGAAAATTTTTGTGCGGACGAAGATAGCGCCTTACTTCCGCGAGAAGCTTTTTTTGTAGCGAAGGAATTGGTAGCGCAGCGGCAATGTCTTTTGCTACTGGATAAATGCCAAATTCATTAAAGCGAACGCGTAAAACCCCTTCAAATAAGACTTGCTCATGAATAAGATCAGTCATTTTGCTTTTTATAAACGCTTGTTTCGTTTGCTTGTCTACGTCAATTACTTCCTGTATACGAAAGGTGCATTTAAACTGTTCATCCATTCTATACGTCTCTCCTTGTTTAGCTTCATTTATATTATTTACCCTTATCATCGAGTAGAATAGTCGAAAAAGTAATAAAAATGGTTTTTTTTGCAAAAAAATATTTGTCGAATGGAGAAAAATTTAGGATAATGACAGTATGGGAAAATATGAGAGAGGGCGAACTGGAAGTGAAAGAATAGGAGGCTTTTTTTTACATGGAGGTTTTTGTTGCACGACAACCAATATTTAGTTTATCAAAAGACGTAGTCGCTTACGAATTATTGTATCGACAAAGCCAGGAAAATCGTTTTTTAGGAATTGATGGTGATAAAGCGACAGCTGATGTACTTGTTAATTCTTTCTTAAATATTGGGATCGAGAAGTTATCAGAAGGAAAGCCGTGTTTTATTAATTTTACGGATAAATTACTTATACAACGTTTTCCAATTTATTTTAATCCTAATCATATTGTCATTGAAATTCTAGAAACGGTAAAGCCAACGGAGGAAATCATCGCTACCTGCAAGGAGCTTAAGCAGCTGGGGTATCGAATTGCGCTTGATGACTATGACTTTCTAGAAAATAATATAGATTCTTACAAGCTTCTGCCCTACGCAGACATTATTAAAGTGGATTTTTTGAACACAACGGTCGCCCAGCGTAAGCGGATGTTTGAATCAATTCGTGCCTATCCGATTAAGTGGTTGGCGGAAAAAATTGAAGATAAAGAAACGTTTCAGCAGGCGGTAAAGGAAGGGTTTACGTATTTCCAAGGCTACCTTCTAAGTAAACCAAAGGTCATTAAGGCACATGATGTTCCAGCGTATTTCCGGACCTATTATGAGCTCATTCATCACTTATCCAAAAAAGAGCCTCAAATTGATCATATTTCGCAAATTATCGAACAAGATCTATCACTATCGTATAAATTGCTGAAGCTTATCAATTCACCTGCTTATCGAAGGTGCTCGGCCATTAAATCGATTCGCCATGCCATCGTTCTTTTAGGGTTGAACGAGCTACAAAAATGGGTGTATGTGCTCATGATTCGCGAACAGCAAAGTATGAAAAAAGAGATTCCAGAGGAAATCTTTAAAATATGCTTAACACGAGCTAAAATGTGTGAATCCATCGCGGATAAAATTGGTCAGAAGCATAATGAGTCTAGTTTTTTCCTAGCAGGCATGTTTTCGCTTATGGATGTCATTCTCCAGATTCCGATGGAGCAGGTTCTTCTTGATTTACCGATTTTAGAAGAGCTAAAGCATGCGCTTCGGGGAGGAGATAATCTATTAAAACAAGTACTAGACTTAAGTTTGTCGATTGAACAAGCGCTATGGACGCAGTTGAGTAACCATGCATCAAAACTATCTATAGAAGAAAGCGACGTTTTTCACGCCTACGTAGAGTCTATTGAATGGGCAAATGATCTTTTTGAGTTGAAAATTGTATCATAAAGCGTCACCCTTATAGGCGAGTCGACATAAACTAGAAGCGAATCAGGAATTAGAGAGGAGCTTTTATCGGTATGTCCTATGAGCAAGAGCGAGAGTATCAAACACCTTACATGGTTTCTGTTATTGATGCGTACGTGTATCAAACCCTTCAGTCTGTTATTGGAAAAGAAGTGGTCATTGAAACAACAAGAGGCAGTGTACGAGGAAAAGTAAAAGACGTAAAGCCTGATCATGTTGTAGTAGAAGCAAAAGCAACACCATTTTTCATCAGAATTCAGCAAATCGTCTGGGTTATGCCTAACTAAAAAACAGAATCTAGTTGGTTGTTGGAAACACGTGGAATTTAGTCAAGAGGAAGGTGAGTAGTTGTCACCTTCTTTTTTTTGTTCGTTATCGGATTAGGTAGAATGGATTCGACAACGAGAGTAGGTGAAAAGCGCGAATGGATGAATAGTACAATCTAATGCTTGAATACAACTAGGGATAAGGAGGGGTTGTAATGTTCAAACGAATGGATCGATTATTAATTGAATTGCCGAAGTCCGATTATCCAGATCCAAACGGCGCTGCGGCTGTTCAAGAACTTCTAGGTGGCAAGTTTGGGGAAATGTCGACATTAAACAACTACATGTTTCAATCGTTTAACTTTCGACAAAAAAAGAAATACCGTCCTTTTTATGAGCTAGTGGCAAGCATTACCGCTGAAGAATTTGGGCATGTTGAATTAGTTACGAACGCTATCAACTTAATGTTAGAAGGAACAACGTTTAACGGCGACCCTAATCTCACCCCAATGCAAGAAGCCGTTGATAAGCGTAATACGCACCATTTTATCGTAAATGCTCAAACAGCTATTCCCGCAAATTCAATGGGGAAATCGTGGAGCGGTGACAATGTTTTTAATAGTGGCAATCTAGTGCTCGACCTTCTTCATAATTTCTTCCTTGAATGTGGTGCCCGTACTCACAAAATGCGTGTGTATGAGATGACGGACAATCCTGTTGCAAGAGAAATGATCGGGTACCTACTTGTGCGGGGAGGCGTCCACGTTGTCGCATATGCAAGAGCGCTTGAAATGGCTACAGGAGTCGATGTGACGAAGATGCTTCCAGTTCCTGATTTGAGTAATGCAAAGTTTGATGCAACGCGAAAATTTGAATCCGTTGGCACACATCGGAAATTGTATACGTTTAGCGATGAGGATTATAAAAGCCTCGGGCAGATTTGGAAAGGGCCGCATCCTGAAGACGGCAAACCACTTGAGGTCATCCAAGGTACGCCACCAGGAGCACCTATCCCGGATTTAAATGAAGTGCCAGAAGAATTTGCTCCTGGCGTCAACCCAGAAGATTATCAAAAGATTGTAAAGAGGCTAATGGACGGAGCAGGATTATAAAAAAATTCCTTTTTATCACGAGTAACTTTTAGATGGCTACATATACTAGTAGAAATAGCTTCATCTATTTGCTTGATCAAAAGGAGGCGATTTATAGAAATGGAAAAAGTCCTTCAACAAGAAGCCAATGATAGCCTAAAAACATTTGCTGTAGGTCGTTTAAAGCAGTTCGGTTACCGAGTAGCAATTTCAACCGTTGTAGCAAGCGGCATTTACGTACTAAGTTTATTAGTTACGAAATAAAGCGTTTAAATGAAATGAATGATTCTTTAACAAAACCTTCATTATCGTGAAGGTTTTTATTAATTTAGTGATGGTTTTTGAATGTTTTGTAGAATAAATGATGGATTTTTGAATGTTTTTGAATGAAAATGATTTTTTTTGATTGATTTGTAGATTTGTATATGGTACATTGTACATACGTTAAGAAAATGAAAGCGTTTTAGAAGAAGGTGAAAAGGTGCTTACACCAGAGAGACATCAGCTCATTTTAGACGCATTAAAAGAAAAAGGTGTCATTAAGCTTCAAGAGATATTAGAACTGACAGATGCCTCTGAATCAACAATCAGACGTGATCTCAGTCATTTAGAAGAACGAAAATTATTAAAGCGCGTACATGGCGGTGCTTCGTTATTGCAAAATAAAAGCGAAGAGCCAAGCGTTATTGAAAAATCATCCAAAAACACTCATGAAAAAAAGAAAATTGCTGAATATGCAGCAGGGCTCGTGAAAAACGGCGATTGCATATACATTGATGCAGGAACGACAACGTTCGAAATGATTCCATTTTTGCTTCATAAGAACGTGGTAATTGTAACGAATGGACTGCCACATCTGCAGGCACTCATGGAGCAGCAGCATCCTCTCTACTTAATAGGGGGATCAGTCAAGCAAAAGACGGGTGCTCTCATTGGGCAAGGTGCTCTTGTCAGTCTTCAGCAGTATCGATTTGATAAATGCTTTATGGGTGTGAACGGAATTCATCCGGTATACGGATATACAACACCAGATCCTGAAGAGGCCTTAATTAAGAAAATGGCGATTGATTTATCGCAAAATGCATACATTCTTTCAGATGATTCGAAATTCATGGAAGTGAGCTTTGCTAAAGTGGCGGATTTATCAGAAGCAGCTATCATAACGAATGCCACAAGTGAAGACTATACGATCCAAGCGAAACTAGAAGAGAAAACAGAAGTAAAGGTTGTGTCACCATGATATATACATGCACATTAAATCCATCAGTTGATTATGTCGTATACGTAGAAAATTTTGAGTTAGGCGGATTAAACCGAACGACTTCCGATGTGAAATCACCAGGAGGAAAAGGGATTAACGTATCTCGTGTCTTGAAACGATTGGGTTCTACAAGTAAAGCGCTAGGCTTTGTAGGCGGCTTTACGGGACGCTATGTTCAAGACTACCTACAAAATGAAGGAATTGAAACCGGATTCATTCAGGCGGAAGGCGATACGCGTATTAACATCAAGCTAAAAACAGGAGACGAAACTGAAATAAACGGACAAGGTTCCATGATTTCGGCTGAAAATATTCAAGCTTTGTATGAGCAAATTGAACAGATGCAACCAGGCGACCTTCTCGTTTTAGCTGGAAGTATTCCTGCATCCCTTCCAAAGAACTTTTATGAAGAGCTGACTAAAAAGGCTGTAGAGAAAAGTGTAGAAGTAGTGGTTGATACAAGTGGTAAAGCGCTGCTAGATTTAGTGCCACACAAGCCGTTTCTTATTAAACCAAATCACCACGAGCTAGGCGAATTGTTTAATGTTGATATTCAAACGGTGGATGAGGCAATTCCATACGGTCAAAAACTAGTGGAAATGGGCGCAAAAAACGTCGTGATTTCCATGGCAGGAGACGGAGCCTTGCTTATTAACGAAGCGGGTGTTTACCAAGCTAATGCACCAAAAGGAACGGTGAAAAACTCAGTAGGTGCCGGAGATTCATTAGTTGGTGGATTTTTAGCTTCCTACTCAAAAGATCAAGACTTGATGCAAGCTTTTCATCAAGGTGTCGCGTCGGGGAGCGCAACGGCGTTCTCGGTTGGGCTTTGCACAGCAGAACATGTAGAAGAATTAAAAAAAGAGATAGAGATTACACAAAGAGGTTGAGGGGGAGATACGGATGAAGATTACTGAACTACTAAAAAGAGATACGATCATACTTGATTTACACAGTACATCTAAATCTGATGTGATTGATGAATTAGTGGGTAAGCTTGGAGAAGCGGGAAGATTAGTCGACCGTGATCAGTATAAAGAGGCGATTTTAGGTCGTGAAGCGCAAAGTACAACGGGAATTGGTGAAGGAATTGCCATTCCACATGCGAAAACAGCCGCTGTTAAAACACCCGCGATTGCGTTTGGTCGTTCTAAAGAAGGCATTGATTATGAATCCCTTGATGGACAGCCGGCTCATTTGTTTTTCATGATTGCAGCAAGCGAAGGAGCGAATAATGCCCATCTAGAAACGCTCTCTCGTCTTTCTATGCTATTGATGGATGCAGATTTCCGTCAAACGCTGTTAAACGCTACGAGCGTTGACGAAGTGATCGCCGCTATTGATGCGAAAGAAAGCGAAAATGCAGAAGAAGAAGAGGAAGAAGTGCACGAAGCAGGGACGATCCTCGCTGTAACAGCTTGTCCAACAGGAATCGCGCATACGTACATGGCGGCAGATAGTCTAAAGGCAAAAGCAAAAGAGCTTGGACTACAAGTAAAAGTAGAAACAAACGGGTCAAGCGGAATTAAAAATGCGCTCACACAGGATGAAATTGAAAACGCTCCCGCAATTATTGTCGCAGCAGACAAACAGGTTGAAATGCAGCGTTTTGCAGGAAAGAAAGTCATTATTGTTCCAGTAGCAGAAGCAATTCGTAAGCCGCAGCAATTGTTAGAGCAGGCTTCAAAAGGTGATGCGCCTATCTACCATAGCGATAAAAAAGCAGAAGGCGAAGGCACAGGTGCCAAGGAGCGTAAAGGGTTCTATAAGCATCTTATGAATGGTGTATCAAACATGCTTCCATTTGTTGTTGGGGGCGGGATTTTAATTGCGATTTCGTTCATCTTCTCACTCGTATTAGAAAAGAAATTTCCTGATAATGAAACGATCAAAACGATTGGTGAAACGTTAAGCATTATTGGTGCGGATAACGCCTTCAAGCTAATGGTACCTGTTCTTGCTGGGTTTATCGCAATGAGTATTGCTGATCGTCCTGGTCTTGCACCTGGTATGGTTGGGGGACTCATGGCTGTTACGGGAGGATCTGGATTCTTAGGCGGATTAATTGCCGGGTTCTTAGCAGGTTACATTGTAGTTGGATTGAAAAAAGTATTTAGCAAGCTTCCACAAGCATTAGATGGTATCAAGCCAGTTCTACTCTATCCTGTATTTGGGATTTTGCTAACGGGCTTAGTAATGCTGTTTGTTGTTAACGGTCCAGTTAAAGCTATTAATGACGGTTTAAATCATTGGTTAGGTAACATGGGAACTGGAAACCTTGTTTTACTTGGCTTAATTTTAGGCGGTATGATGGCCATCGATATGGGTGGTCCAATCAATAAAGCAGCTTTCACATTTGGTATTGCAATGATTGATGGTGGAAACTTTGCACCACACGCGGCGATCATGGCAGGAGGAATGGTTCCACCACTAGGTCTTGCTATTGCTACTACGCTATTCCGCAACAAGTTCACAAAAGCAGAGCGTGAAGCAGGTAAAACGTGTTATGTTATGGGATTATCATTCATTACAGAAGGAGCGATTCCTTTTGCAGCAGCAGATCCAGCCCGTGTTATTCCCGCATCGGTGATCGGTGCAGCAGTAGCTGGGGCGCTTGCAATGATGTTCCATATTCAATTACCAGCTCCACACGGTGGAATTTTCGTAGTGCCGATTGTAAGAGGAAACTGGTTGCTATACTTACTAGCAATTGTAATCGGTTCAATCGTGACGGCACTAATCGTCGGTCTATTGAAAAAACCAGTTAAAGCAGAATAATAAAAAATACCCTCTTTAGGCAGTAAGAAGCGCTTAAAGAGGGTATTTTAGTATAGAAATGACGTAAAGAATCGTTTTTGGAAAAATTAGATATTTTAGCACACAACCGCATTCAAGTGTGTTATGATAGGAAAATCAATTATTGAGAAGCTAAATAGATAAGGAAGTGTACGTCACATGAAAGTTGCAAAATTTGGAGGAAGCTCTGTTGCCAGTGCTGAAAAATTTCAGCAAGTCGCAAAAATTATTGGTGCTGACCCTAAACGAAAAATCATCGTTGTATCAGCACCAGGAAAACGATTCAATGAAGATACAAAAATGACGGATTTGCTCATTCAGTTAACAGATGCTGTGGTATCTGGCCGTACATACGAAAAAGAAATGAAGCTTGTGTTAAATCGATATGAAGAGATCGCCTCACAGCTTTCCCTAAAACATACGCTGATTGAACAAATTGAGTCTTCTCTTCACAGCCTGATCCAAGAGTATCAGCATGATTCGTTACGTCTCGCAGATGCGCTAAAGGCGAGCGGAGAGGATAGCAATGCGAAACTAATGGCAGCGTATTTAAATACGCTTGGAAAAGAAGCGCATTACGTCAGCCCAAAGGATGCCGGGATTTTGGTGACTGATCAGCCTGGAATGGCACGTGTTCTTCCAGAGTCTTATGCGTTATTGGAAACGCTCCGTGAACGCTCTGGTATTTTGGTTGTTCCAGGATTCTTTGGCTATTCAAAACAAGGTAACATCGTCACTTTCCCAAGAGGTGGTTCTGATATTACCGGTTCCATCGTAGCAGCGGGAGTTCAAGCGGAGCTGTACGAGAATTTTACTGATGTGGATTCTATTTATTGTGTGAATCCAACGATTGTTCCCAATCCGAAAGAAATCAAGGACTTAACCTATCGTGAAATGCGAGAGCTTGCTTATTCAGGATTTTCTGTTTTTCATGATGAAGCACTACAGCCGGTTGTAAAAGCTGGCATTGCGGTTTGCGTGAAAAACACAAACAACCCTGCGGCAAGAGGAACATACATTGTCTCAGAGCGTGATTACAATGATATGCCTGTAGTCGGAATTGCAAGTGACAAAGGGTTTTGTAATATTCACGTGAGTAAGTATTTGATGAATAGAGAAGTTGGATTTGGGCGTAAGCTTCTGGAGATTTTAGAAGATGAGCACATTTCATATGAGCACACTCCTTCAGGAATTGATAACATCTCTGTGATTATGCGAGAGAATCAGTGGACGAAAGAAGTAGAAGAACGGGTGATTGCTCGCATTCAAGCAGAGCTCGAAGTCGATGATATTACCGTCGAGCGTGATTTAGCGCTTGTGATGGTTGTTGGGGAGGGAATGAACAGCACGGTTGGTGTGGCCGCGAAAGCGACAAACGCATTTGCACGTGCCGGCGTAAACATTGAGATGATTAATCAGGGCTCCTCAGAAGTGAGCATGATGTTCGGTGTGAAGTCTGCTTCCCATGACAAAGCGGTTCGAGCACTTTATG includes:
- a CDS encoding L-lactate MFS transporter; protein product: MGENKGKWGVVVAAMSIHLSIGSIYAWSVFTKPIMQELKWSLTEVSLVFSLAILFLGLSASFSGHLIARIGSKRALVLSTMLFTNGMIGTGLAINLESLPLVYLFFGFLGGIGLGIGYITPISLVIQLFPTKRGLSSGVAIMGFGLAAVIASPVMQALILHIGIANTFFFMGIVYFVIMFTASMYISSPKKLEIESGSDVQQEKFPRQLIRTKRFYYLWILLFLNILCGIAILSIFSPLTQEKFRISAAEAASLIGIISVFNGLGRLLWSTLSDFIGRPHTYLFLFITQFITFLFLLIGVGSPLFYILVSIVMVCYGGGFASLPAYISDIFGVKHTGIVHGYMLTAWAAAGLIGPILTSWLRETTGGYTLSLFFFSVFMGVAIILSLLLKRDLKRREKEEDQTLSSTVNL
- a CDS encoding YuzF family protein; its protein translation is MSYEQEREYQTPYMVSVIDAYVYQTLQSVIGKEVVIETTRGSVRGKVKDVKPDHVVVEAKATPFFIRIQQIVWVMPN
- a CDS encoding CapA family protein — its product is MERSTRNDMKRKKRETKHKRIFIGFLTILVALIVITVVYSVQYTSKPAAGEQSSKPVKQQPTKQSTIDKKPKPSEPAPHDPITFAFTGDVLLDKDVGQAIDQYGVDYPFQQVAPILQKADIAAINLETSVSTRGNPAGKQFTFRAKPKTLQGVKNAGVDVVTLANNHTLDYGVDALEDTITYLDEQKIGHTGAGMDEKEAFSAHYIKKNGKTIAILGLSHVLPEGSWFAKPDQPGIAEAYNTEPMMSYVKKAVKKADYTIVMIHWNRELADYPQEYARTLGKQFIDAGVSAVIGSHSHCLMGAELYKGSPIYYSLGNFVFTKSSVPKGRETMIVNMTIDNGKVTSSVVPANISNGQPRLQDQAYNQYIFQKLSRLSYDAHFSTDGELLPANNN
- a CDS encoding EAL and HDOD domain-containing protein, coding for MEVFVARQPIFSLSKDVVAYELLYRQSQENRFLGIDGDKATADVLVNSFLNIGIEKLSEGKPCFINFTDKLLIQRFPIYFNPNHIVIEILETVKPTEEIIATCKELKQLGYRIALDDYDFLENNIDSYKLLPYADIIKVDFLNTTVAQRKRMFESIRAYPIKWLAEKIEDKETFQQAVKEGFTYFQGYLLSKPKVIKAHDVPAYFRTYYELIHHLSKKEPQIDHISQIIEQDLSLSYKLLKLINSPAYRRCSAIKSIRHAIVLLGLNELQKWVYVLMIREQQSMKKEIPEEIFKICLTRAKMCESIADKIGQKHNESSFFLAGMFSLMDVILQIPMEQVLLDLPILEELKHALRGGDNLLKQVLDLSLSIEQALWTQLSNHASKLSIEESDVFHAYVESIEWANDLFELKIVS
- a CDS encoding manganese catalase family protein, which translates into the protein MFKRMDRLLIELPKSDYPDPNGAAAVQELLGGKFGEMSTLNNYMFQSFNFRQKKKYRPFYELVASITAEEFGHVELVTNAINLMLEGTTFNGDPNLTPMQEAVDKRNTHHFIVNAQTAIPANSMGKSWSGDNVFNSGNLVLDLLHNFFLECGARTHKMRVYEMTDNPVAREMIGYLLVRGGVHVVAYARALEMATGVDVTKMLPVPDLSNAKFDATRKFESVGTHRKLYTFSDEDYKSLGQIWKGPHPEDGKPLEVIQGTPPGAPIPDLNEVPEEFAPGVNPEDYQKIVKRLMDGAGL
- the folD gene encoding bifunctional methylenetetrahydrofolate dehydrogenase/methenyltetrahydrofolate cyclohydrolase FolD produces the protein MTATIIKGKEVAVEIRAALKEEVQQLRDQQIIPGLSVILVGENPASQSYVKAKARACEEIGVASEVLKREVSITQEELLADIQALNENPNVHGILVQLPLPKHIDEKAVLNAIDPKKDVDGFHPISVGNMVIGDECYLPCTPHGIIELIKRSGETIEGKHAVVVGRSNIVGKPVAMLLLQENATVTIAHSRTKNLSALLKEADIIVAAVGKPRLVTAEDVKEGAIVIDVGNTSENGKLVGDVDFDSVKEVAGYLTPVPGGVGPMTITMLLKNTVEAAKVIHHVSK
- a CDS encoding N-acetylmuramoyl-L-alanine amidase family protein, with product MKKVMLDPGHGGKDSGAVGNSLKEKEIVLAISQYAKRFLETQYQGVEVRLTRADDRFIPLNERAQLANNWGADVFVSIHINAGGGSGFETFRSKSANDLTVTLQNTLHNEILKSMNTVSPIKDRGRQQANFLVLRQTAMPAVLTENLFIDSGDSRQLKDQAFLKATGEAHAKAIAAFLKLKAVPSKGGTNVSPQKGYSAELTKAVEWAKKQGISDGQRVNEPATRGEILIMLYRALANK